One segment of Castanea sativa cultivar Marrone di Chiusa Pesio chromosome 3, ASM4071231v1 DNA contains the following:
- the LOC142628503 gene encoding uncharacterized protein LOC142628503, with protein MELQHWRHLQHPLVFNEDERSGRLCYGCVEPVFGPSYSCIESNCDGYYYHHKSCAELSLGLHHPSHPNHPLILFDIYTYLDNEEEYGRFSKCNVCGEKSNEYSYCCYRCNFNIHIRCSSLSLTIQTEVHDHQLTRSIWKLMKFACDFCGKEGNLHYFCVQCNFAIHSRCAACPRRLKVFRHNHPLHLTPSLEVHQSDSPICLLCVRKVDTHWLYYCSRCNFAAHLYCAMLPSNREYINLQELKEEQFTGSKSEDPELHQSLDSEICKVNKTVVGADGIEIATEIKHFSHEHDLKLIDEIPNNTKCNGCVQSILSPFYSCTPCSFFLHKSCSKLPKIKQHPIHHHPLTLSYQQAPFYCGACGQRCNGLKYNCQICNRNYNVQCILLSNTLTLACHEHHLYLSMTSYLQNCSSCNLENYFVFRCSTCEFSLDLKCATLPEITWYNQHEHPLNLRYTPEDDSGEYYCDICEEERDPKEWFYNCEDCNFPAHCDCILGEEPNVK; from the coding sequence ATGGAGCTTCAACATTGGCGGCATTTGCAGCATCCGTTGGTCTTTAATGAAGATGAGAGAAGTGGACGTCTTTGTTATGGGTGCGTGGAACCAGTATTTGGTCCAAGCTACAGTTGTATAGAAAGCAATTGCGATGGTTACTACTATCATCATAAATCATGTGCTGAACTATCCCTTGGGTTGCACCATCCCTCACACCCAAATCATCCTCTTATTCTCTTCGACATATATACATATCTTGACAACGAAGAAGAATATGGCAGATTTAGCAAATGCAACGTCTGCGGAGAAAAGAGTAATGAATACAGTTATTGTTGTTACCGTTGCAATTTCAACATTCACATCAGATGTTCTTCTTTATCACTCACCATCCAAACTGAAGTCCATGACCACCAATTGACCCGCAGCATTTGGAAGTTGATGAAGTTCGCATGCGACTTCTGTGGCAAAGAAGGCAATCTGCACTATTTTTGTGTCCAATGCAATTTCGCTATACATTCACGTTGTGCAGCTTGCCCACGCAGACTGAAAGTTTTCCGTCACAACCACCCTCTCCACCTCACCCCTTCTCTTGAAGTCCATCAATCCGACTCTCCGATTTGTCTACTTTGTGTTCGAAAAGTGGATACACACTGGCTTTACTATTGCTCAAGATGCAATTTTGCTGCCCACCTCTATTGTGCTATGCTCCCCTCGAACCGGGAGTACATAAATTTACAGGAACTTAAAGAGGAGCAGTTCACCGGGTCAAAATCTGAAGATCCAGAGCTCCATCAATCCCTTGACTCAGAAATTTGCAAAGTTAACAAAACTGTTGTGGGGGCGGATGGAATTGAAATAGCCACAGAAATCAAACACTTCAGTCACGAGCATGATCTGAAGCTTATTGATGAAATTCCAAATAACACAAAATGCAATGGGTGCGTACAATCCATTCTCTCTCCATTTTATAGTTGTACCCCGTGTAGCTTCTTTCTTCATAAATCTTGTTCTaaattacccaaaataaaacaaCACCCTATTCATCATCACCCTCTCACCCTCAGTTATCAACAAGCTCCTTTTTACTGTGGTGCCTGTGGCCAGAGATGCAATGGCTTAAAATACAACTGTCAGATATGCAACCGTAATTACAATGTTCAatgtattttattatcaaacacCCTCACTCTTGCCTGTCATGAGCATCATCTTTACCTCTCCATGACAAGCTATCTACAAAATTGTAGTAGCTGTAATTTAGAAAACTATTTCGTATTCCGTTGTTCCACTTGTGAATTTTCTCTAGACTTAAAATGCGCTACACTACCAGAAATCACATGGTACAACCAACATGAACATCCCCTCAATCTCCGTTATACTCCTGAAGATGACTCCGGTGAATATTACTGCGATATTTGTGAAGAAGAACGAGATCCCAAGGAATGGTTCTACAATTGTGAAGATTGCAATTTTCCTGCTCATTGTGACTGTATTCTTGGGGAAGAACCAAATGTCAAATAA